The following coding sequences lie in one Spirosoma sp. KUDC1026 genomic window:
- a CDS encoding SusC/RagA family TonB-linked outer membrane protein, translated as MRKTVPLTLATGWLLGMSYGYAVAQPLVFARSTNRVGVQAGLAKNAIPAGQSLKQTLLQLKTHYQADILFEETVVSGMMPTSSAESIDLSARLETNLNALLKPYGLRFKKLRSGAYLILGPKGSDKPLGNAATAASAGPVLLPGLQTLSVGPVAETVSTDVRITGRVTGEANEGLPGVTVLVKGTTRGTTTDSDGRYQLNAPEGATTLVFSFVGYVSQELTISNRSSINVQLQPDTKALNEVVVVGYGQVKKSDLTGAVATVPVEEIKKVAVTSLDQALQGRAAGVQITQNSGQPGGSTTIRIRGGNSIQGDNEPLYVIDGIPFKNDGANSGSSFNVLSTLNPSDIETMTVLKDASSTAIYGSRGANGVVIITTKRGKAGKSTVNFETYYGIQQVRRKYPVLNGREYAQFVNDANTNEGRPAVYTPEQVAGFGEGTDWQNEIFQQAPIQNYQLSMSGGDERTQYAIGGGYFRQDGVVVNSNFDRYSFRVNLDRKLNNKIKIGNNLTVNRTVTNQSRTDADLGSAGVVTIAALQFPPILPVRNPDGTYLITNPALNFTADNPVALARDGKNRNTAYRVFGNVFGDYQPIDGLNLRVSLGIDGILQKQDSYSPRSVSSGLAQGGAASIFNSQSITWLNENLLTYSRTIGEVHSINVLAGFTQQASRYESSAASARNFVNDNLGSGNLGSGSVPLTPSSNIGTWGLQSYLGRINYGYKDRYLLTASFRADGSSRFGANKRYGYFPSAALAWRVSEEPFLKNVAVLSDLKLRATYGLTGNQDGIGNYPSYSLLSTQNYVFGNTVSTGLGPGQIANPDLSWETTTQADMGVDVGVLNNRITLTADVYLKRTRDLLLAVTIPSTSGYSSAIKNLGRVQNKGLELSISSRNIDGAFKWNTDLNIAMNRNKVLDIGGAPQIFAGSVANIGQNINSGIIRVGEPLGSFFGYVTNGLYQSTEELTALADPQARKPGDRKYLDLNGDKKIDDNDRTIIGRAQPKFIGGFNNTFSYKGLELTVFFQGVYGNNILNANRFELEYLNATTNQDRDVLNRWTPTNTNTDVPRASTTRPANRISTRQIEDGSYLRLKNLQLAYNLPTSVIDKLKLQSVRVYATAQNFLTWTNYSGYDPEVNRFGQDSRSQGFDYASYPAAKTFLFGLNVGF; from the coding sequence ATGAGAAAAACAGTACCACTTACACTGGCTACCGGCTGGTTGCTGGGTATGAGCTATGGCTACGCCGTTGCTCAGCCGCTGGTATTTGCCCGAAGCACAAATCGGGTGGGCGTGCAGGCTGGCTTAGCCAAAAATGCTATTCCGGCGGGCCAGTCGCTGAAACAAACCTTGTTGCAGTTAAAGACGCACTACCAGGCAGACATCCTGTTCGAGGAAACCGTCGTGTCCGGGATGATGCCGACCTCATCCGCGGAGTCGATTGACCTGAGCGCCCGGCTGGAAACGAATCTGAATGCGCTCTTGAAACCATACGGCCTGCGGTTTAAAAAGCTGCGGTCGGGCGCATACCTGATTCTGGGGCCAAAAGGAAGCGATAAACCACTGGGGAATGCAGCGACTGCCGCATCAGCTGGCCCTGTCCTGCTGCCCGGTTTGCAGACGCTGTCGGTTGGCCCGGTAGCGGAAACGGTTTCTACCGACGTTCGGATAACGGGACGCGTGACGGGCGAAGCCAACGAAGGGCTGCCGGGCGTAACGGTGCTGGTGAAAGGAACGACCCGAGGCACGACCACCGACTCGGATGGCCGTTACCAACTAAATGCGCCAGAGGGAGCCACAACGCTGGTCTTTAGTTTTGTGGGGTACGTTAGTCAGGAGCTGACCATCAGCAACCGGTCGTCTATTAATGTGCAGCTACAGCCCGACACAAAAGCACTGAACGAGGTTGTTGTTGTCGGGTATGGTCAGGTGAAGAAAAGCGACCTGACGGGAGCCGTAGCGACAGTGCCCGTGGAGGAAATCAAAAAAGTGGCCGTTACGTCGCTCGACCAGGCCCTGCAGGGCCGGGCGGCTGGCGTTCAGATCACACAGAATTCGGGCCAGCCGGGCGGTAGCACGACCATCCGGATTCGGGGTGGCAACTCGATTCAGGGGGATAACGAGCCGCTGTACGTCATCGACGGGATTCCGTTCAAAAACGACGGTGCGAACAGCGGGTCCAGCTTTAACGTACTGAGTACGCTGAATCCCAGTGATATTGAGACAATGACGGTCTTGAAGGATGCTTCCTCAACGGCGATTTATGGATCGCGGGGAGCGAATGGCGTCGTTATTATTACGACCAAGCGGGGCAAGGCGGGTAAGTCGACGGTCAATTTTGAAACCTATTACGGCATTCAGCAGGTGCGCCGGAAGTACCCGGTGCTGAACGGTCGCGAATACGCCCAGTTTGTAAACGACGCGAATACGAACGAAGGGCGCCCTGCCGTGTACACCCCCGAGCAGGTAGCGGGGTTCGGCGAGGGAACCGACTGGCAGAACGAAATCTTTCAGCAGGCGCCGATCCAGAACTACCAGCTGTCGATGAGTGGTGGGGACGAACGTACGCAGTACGCCATCGGGGGCGGTTACTTCCGGCAGGACGGTGTCGTGGTCAATTCCAACTTCGATCGCTATTCGTTCCGGGTGAACCTGGATCGGAAGCTGAACAACAAAATCAAGATCGGTAATAACCTGACCGTGAACCGTACCGTAACGAATCAGTCGCGTACGGATGCCGACCTGGGAAGCGCGGGCGTGGTAACGATTGCGGCCCTGCAATTTCCACCCATTCTGCCGGTACGTAATCCCGACGGAACGTACCTGATCACAAATCCGGCGCTGAACTTCACGGCCGATAACCCGGTGGCGCTGGCGCGCGATGGGAAGAATCGAAATACCGCCTACCGCGTCTTTGGCAACGTCTTCGGCGATTATCAACCCATTGATGGGCTAAATCTGCGGGTATCGCTTGGTATCGACGGCATTTTGCAGAAGCAGGACTCGTATTCGCCCCGCTCCGTATCGAGCGGACTGGCGCAGGGGGGAGCCGCCAGTATTTTCAATTCGCAGTCCATCACCTGGCTGAACGAGAACCTGCTGACCTACAGCCGCACCATCGGCGAAGTGCATTCCATCAACGTATTGGCAGGCTTCACGCAACAGGCGAGTCGATACGAAAGCAGCGCGGCTTCGGCGCGAAACTTCGTGAACGATAATCTGGGCTCGGGCAACCTGGGCTCGGGTTCGGTACCGCTGACGCCCTCGTCAAACATCGGCACCTGGGGCCTGCAATCGTATCTCGGCCGGATTAATTATGGCTACAAAGATCGGTACCTGCTGACCGCTTCGTTCCGGGCGGACGGGTCATCGCGTTTCGGCGCGAACAAACGCTATGGCTATTTCCCCTCGGCAGCGCTGGCCTGGCGCGTATCGGAAGAGCCTTTCCTGAAAAACGTTGCCGTGCTGAGCGACCTGAAACTGCGGGCAACCTACGGGCTGACGGGTAACCAGGACGGCATCGGCAATTATCCGTCCTACTCGCTGCTATCCACGCAGAACTACGTATTCGGTAATACCGTATCGACTGGTCTGGGACCAGGCCAGATTGCCAATCCGGACTTGTCTTGGGAAACAACGACCCAGGCGGATATGGGGGTGGACGTTGGCGTCTTGAACAACCGCATTACACTGACGGCCGACGTGTATCTGAAACGCACCCGCGATCTGCTGCTGGCCGTGACGATTCCCAGTACGTCGGGCTATTCAAGCGCCATCAAGAATCTGGGTCGGGTGCAGAACAAGGGACTGGAGTTGAGCATTTCGTCGCGGAACATCGACGGTGCCTTTAAATGGAACACGGACCTGAACATCGCTATGAACCGGAACAAGGTGCTCGATATTGGTGGAGCACCCCAGATTTTTGCCGGTAGCGTAGCCAATATCGGGCAGAACATCAACTCCGGTATTATCCGAGTAGGAGAACCACTAGGTTCGTTCTTTGGCTACGTAACCAATGGCCTGTACCAGAGCACCGAAGAACTGACGGCCCTGGCTGACCCGCAGGCGCGTAAACCGGGTGACCGCAAGTACCTCGACCTGAACGGCGATAAGAAAATCGACGACAACGACCGAACCATCATCGGGCGGGCGCAACCTAAATTCATTGGCGGGTTCAACAACACCTTCTCCTACAAGGGACTGGAACTGACGGTATTCTTCCAGGGCGTCTACGGGAATAATATTCTGAACGCGAACCGCTTCGAACTGGAATACCTGAACGCAACGACCAATCAGGATCGCGACGTACTGAACCGCTGGACGCCAACCAACACGAATACCGACGTCCCGCGCGCGTCGACCACACGTCCGGCCAACCGCATCTCGACCCGGCAGATTGAGGACGGTTCGTACCTGCGGCTGAAAAATCTGCAACTGGCCTATAATCTGCCAACGTCGGTCATTGACAAGCTGAAGCTCCAGTCGGTGCGGGTGTATGCAACGGCGCAGAACTTCCTGACCTGGACAAACTACTCAGGCTACGATCCGGAAGTGAACCGCTTCGGGCAGGACAGTCGGAGTCAGGGCTTCGATTACGCCAGCTACCCAGCGGCCAAAACGTTTCTGTTCGGTCTTAACGTGGGATTTTAA
- a CDS encoding sigma-70 family RNA polymerase sigma factor encodes MSANAFPFGRPADTSSNEPVPLVRLDPDVPPTPLPDSELFIRKAFETDAQLGCELLFRQYFAPLCSHAIRFVYDRQVAEDIVADIFYTFYTKVLYQQVKGSYRAYLYQAVRNRAYNSLRWELGRQERLPDGLDQADTEAAQPDRLMQQDELYWGLEQAVQQLSPQRQRVFLMSRFEGKSYKEIAQAMNLAPKTVENHLLQAIATIRQILRQQNLISWGLILFTALS; translated from the coding sequence ATGTCCGCCAATGCTTTCCCCTTTGGGCGACCTGCTGATACCAGCAGCAATGAACCGGTGCCCCTCGTCCGGTTGGATCCGGACGTGCCGCCAACACCACTGCCCGACAGTGAACTGTTTATCCGGAAAGCATTTGAGACAGATGCCCAATTAGGCTGCGAGCTGCTGTTCCGGCAGTATTTCGCTCCTTTATGCAGCCACGCCATCCGATTCGTATATGACCGGCAGGTCGCCGAAGACATTGTTGCCGACATCTTCTATACGTTTTACACAAAAGTCCTTTACCAGCAGGTAAAAGGATCGTACCGGGCCTACCTCTACCAGGCCGTACGAAACCGCGCCTACAACAGCCTGCGCTGGGAACTGGGCCGGCAGGAGAGGCTGCCCGATGGGCTCGATCAGGCCGATACGGAGGCTGCCCAGCCCGATCGGCTGATGCAGCAGGACGAATTGTACTGGGGACTGGAGCAGGCCGTGCAGCAATTGTCGCCCCAGCGGCAGCGTGTTTTTCTGATGAGCCGGTTCGAGGGGAAATCCTACAAAGAAATCGCGCAGGCCATGAACCTCGCCCCCAAGACGGTCGAAAACCACCTGCTGCAGGCTATTGCCACCATTCGCCAGATTCTGCGGCAACAAAATCTGATCAGCTGGGGACTAATTCTTTTTACCGCGCTATCGTAG
- a CDS encoding FecR family protein codes for MEPPKELVFSYFSGNATPVQQRVIGDWLARPENQETYFAWLDEWERRFPQYVPDTAEQLVQFQQRLERPSALSDQSLRPVADKGHVRWRPGRWLVAASILLACCTTGWLLRDHLLYKTISTQTHQLRSLELPDGSTVALNSQSTLRIPRLGYGWLSRRVLLTGDAVFDVKHLPNDQTFVVQTADGLAVEVLGTEFSVRSRHSRAEVVLRRGRVNLHYAADQQPAQILAMKPGDRVTLNEESGLQLQAKADTARFAQWRYRSFSFNATPLGDVARQIQHVFGVTVQLTDPALARRTLTGTIRAGSSNELAEALAELLNLRVNQRGQTLVFSSPTEPQLTQ; via the coding sequence ATGGAACCTCCTAAGGAGTTGGTGTTCAGTTATTTTTCTGGTAATGCTACGCCGGTGCAGCAGCGGGTTATCGGAGATTGGCTGGCTCGCCCCGAAAATCAGGAAACCTATTTCGCCTGGCTCGATGAGTGGGAACGTCGGTTTCCCCAGTACGTACCTGATACGGCTGAACAACTAGTACAGTTTCAGCAGCGGCTTGAGCGCCCATCGGCCCTGTCTGATCAGTCCCTACGGCCGGTGGCGGACAAAGGGCATGTGCGCTGGCGTCCGGGGCGCTGGCTGGTAGCCGCTTCCATACTACTGGCCTGCTGTACGACGGGCTGGCTCCTCCGCGATCATCTGCTGTACAAAACCATCAGTACCCAGACACATCAGCTTCGGTCGCTGGAACTGCCCGATGGGTCGACAGTAGCGCTGAACAGCCAGTCTACGCTGCGGATTCCCCGTCTGGGCTACGGCTGGCTGTCACGCCGGGTCCTTCTGACGGGCGATGCGGTCTTTGACGTGAAGCATCTGCCCAACGACCAGACGTTTGTGGTACAGACCGCCGATGGGCTCGCCGTCGAAGTGCTCGGAACGGAGTTTTCGGTACGGAGCCGCCATTCCCGGGCCGAGGTTGTTCTCCGCCGGGGCCGCGTCAATCTACACTACGCAGCCGATCAGCAGCCTGCCCAGATACTGGCGATGAAGCCCGGCGACCGGGTAACGCTGAACGAGGAGAGCGGGCTGCAGTTGCAGGCGAAGGCCGATACGGCCCGGTTTGCGCAATGGCGTTACCGGTCGTTCAGTTTTAATGCCACGCCCCTGGGCGACGTAGCGAGGCAGATACAGCATGTCTTTGGCGTGACCGTACAACTGACCGATCCTGCCCTAGCCCGGCGAACCCTGACCGGAACGATTCGGGCGGGCTCGTCGAACGAACTGGCCGAAGCCCTGGCCGAACTCCTGAATCTGCGCGTCAACCAGCGCGGGCAAACACTCGTCTTTTCTAGTCCTACTGAACCCCAATTGACCCAATGA
- a CDS encoding RagB/SusD family nutrient uptake outer membrane protein: MKLLTIRTTTASRKLSLFLSFTLSLFALTACEVLEQTPESNFTPTNFYKNADDAKAAVSAVYDPLNSANMYGQIMWILQDQATDDAEWGNGRSTANQPKNDLDKFTFTPATSTFQSIWGTLYNGINRSNTVLTRVPGIAMDENLKAQYLAEAKFMRGFYYFTLVRLFGGVPVITSETTSLVNLNVARASVDDVYKQIIQDFTDAESVLPVTYSTVDRGRATKGAAKTFLAKVYLTRQDWANASAKAKEVMDLNTYDLWATYAEAFLIANKNGKEAIFEMQALSGGNGEGSWMQGYMRPNFDRINGIAGFGDDPPTESIYRAYRADDRRRSVNLRLYTATSTPAAPASILFPCYVNKYLDPTATSNSDGGNNFPIERYSDVLLMYAEALNEQGANNPAAYAAVNRVRSRAGLPNLTANLSQAQFRDSLLLERRLELAFEGHRWYDLVRTKRLISAVKAQNPTLQVEERHYLYPIPQTERDVNPQLTQNQGY, encoded by the coding sequence ATGAAGTTGCTAACGATACGAACTACGACTGCCTCTCGAAAACTTTCGCTCTTTCTCTCGTTCACTCTTTCGCTCTTTGCCCTGACCGCCTGCGAGGTGCTGGAGCAGACGCCCGAGTCGAACTTTACGCCCACGAACTTTTACAAGAATGCTGACGATGCTAAGGCGGCCGTGAGCGCCGTCTATGATCCGCTGAACTCGGCCAATATGTACGGGCAGATTATGTGGATTCTGCAGGATCAGGCGACAGATGATGCCGAGTGGGGGAACGGTCGCTCTACGGCAAACCAGCCCAAAAACGACCTGGATAAATTTACGTTCACCCCCGCCACCAGTACGTTTCAGTCGATCTGGGGTACGCTCTACAATGGCATCAACCGGTCTAACACGGTGCTGACGCGGGTGCCGGGTATTGCGATGGACGAAAATCTGAAAGCGCAGTACCTGGCCGAGGCTAAGTTTATGCGGGGCTTCTATTACTTCACGCTGGTCCGGCTGTTTGGCGGTGTTCCCGTCATCACGTCGGAAACGACGTCGCTGGTTAACTTGAACGTAGCGCGGGCGTCGGTGGATGACGTGTACAAGCAGATCATTCAGGATTTCACCGACGCCGAAAGTGTGCTGCCCGTAACGTACTCGACCGTCGATCGGGGCCGGGCGACGAAAGGGGCCGCGAAGACGTTTCTGGCCAAAGTGTACCTGACGCGCCAGGATTGGGCGAATGCGTCGGCGAAGGCAAAAGAAGTAATGGACCTGAACACCTACGATCTGTGGGCCACCTACGCCGAAGCGTTTCTGATTGCGAACAAGAACGGCAAAGAAGCCATTTTCGAGATGCAGGCCCTAAGCGGGGGCAACGGCGAAGGAAGCTGGATGCAGGGGTATATGCGGCCTAACTTCGACCGGATTAACGGGATTGCGGGTTTCGGCGATGATCCCCCAACGGAAAGTATTTACCGGGCCTATCGCGCCGATGACCGGCGACGTAGCGTCAACCTGCGGCTCTACACGGCTACCAGCACCCCCGCAGCCCCGGCCAGCATCTTGTTTCCCTGTTACGTGAACAAGTACCTGGACCCCACGGCCACCAGCAACAGCGATGGCGGAAACAACTTTCCCATCGAACGCTACTCCGATGTGCTGCTGATGTACGCGGAAGCGCTGAACGAGCAGGGCGCGAATAACCCTGCGGCCTACGCAGCCGTCAATCGCGTACGGAGTCGGGCGGGGCTACCTAACCTGACCGCGAACCTGAGTCAGGCGCAGTTTCGCGATAGCCTGCTGCTGGAACGTCGTCTGGAACTGGCTTTCGAAGGCCACCGCTGGTACGATCTGGTACGTACCAAACGGCTGATCAGTGCTGTCAAGGCGCAGAACCCAACGCTGCAGGTCGAAGAGCGTCACTACCTCTACCCAATCCCCCAAACCGAACGCGACGTCAATCCACAGCTAACGCAAAATCAAGGATATTAG
- a CDS encoding putative Ig domain-containing protein codes for MSFSSIHNLRTIALLTLTLTGLSLAGHAQTFSGKVYLADQTSRRGSDFVYQLPASALARVARDASGNPVLGLPAGLSFNAKTRRISGTPTQPGTYPITIKAIDPTEQTTFTITVLPAVTKPLVLEAPQCDCATGAITFRTTEGDGTPITFSAIGVKRTAPTDVAGTIETSRLNTPEPLLIKAMQSGKTTQFTFDLPGYCGLLSAKVENTLRVQVLGNPTLNEQVEVEVSGVQGKSVHMRLLDSQGKSLSEQSLDVTETSGRQRVNLGRTPGTYLLQVTDAAQFKTVKIVKQ; via the coding sequence ATGTCGTTCTCCTCAATACACAACCTCAGAACAATAGCACTGCTGACATTGACCCTTACCGGTCTTTCGCTGGCAGGACACGCCCAGACTTTTTCGGGCAAAGTCTATCTGGCCGATCAGACTTCCCGCCGGGGCAGCGATTTTGTGTACCAGCTTCCAGCCAGCGCCCTGGCCCGGGTTGCCCGGGACGCGTCGGGCAACCCGGTTCTGGGTTTACCCGCCGGATTGAGCTTTAACGCCAAAACCCGCCGGATTTCGGGCACACCAACCCAGCCGGGGACTTACCCGATTACGATCAAAGCGATCGATCCAACTGAACAAACCACATTTACGATTACCGTCCTTCCTGCCGTTACTAAACCGCTGGTACTGGAAGCTCCGCAGTGCGACTGCGCTACCGGCGCGATCACATTCCGGACGACTGAGGGCGATGGTACGCCCATTACGTTCTCGGCGATCGGGGTGAAACGTACAGCCCCAACCGACGTAGCCGGAACTATTGAAACAAGTCGGTTGAACACCCCCGAGCCGCTTCTGATCAAGGCTATGCAGAGCGGCAAAACAACCCAGTTCACGTTCGATCTGCCGGGCTATTGCGGCCTGCTCAGTGCCAAAGTGGAAAACACGCTGCGGGTGCAGGTGCTGGGTAACCCAACACTCAACGAACAGGTCGAAGTCGAGGTGTCGGGCGTGCAGGGCAAGTCCGTTCATATGCGTTTGCTGGACAGTCAGGGCAAGTCCCTCAGCGAACAGTCGCTGGACGTAACGGAGACAAGTGGTCGGCAACGGGTTAACCTGGGCCGCACGCCCGGTACGTATCTGCTCCAGGTAACTGATGCAGCCCAGTTCAAAACGGTTAAGATCGTTAAGCAGTAG
- a CDS encoding putative Ig domain-containing protein, producing MLKPLLRGWGSAAFLALALTASPFLTQAQNPNALKSASRAAKLTPDLLNLQQSANGAVLPPDRNSEVQNEYVIIDGAVAIEAAASDRNGQALLAQLQALGLRQGVAFKGMIFGYMPIDKLDQLKNVSTLTYAHPFYKPDLNVGKVTSQGDKALRADIARQTLGVDGSGSKVGVISDSYNYLGGAAAGVASGDLPAAGVQVLDDYLVAGASDEGRAMAEIVHDVAPGAAIAFNTANRGQAGFAQGIKNLAAAGCNIIVDDIIYLAEPFFQDGIVGQAVNEVVTNDSRVSYFSSAGNRARASYEKEYMPGPLVSAPGNATNVLGYAHNFGGKYSQRITVPARGTLRLVLQWDQPFRSVSGGTGATTDMDILVYRGNTLVLSGVANNIASGDPVEVTGTYTNSTTSAVDLEVYIVKYDGPDPGRIKWVNFGSSTSVVEFNTNSGASYGHNMAAGCISVAAAPYYNTPAFNVNLTTPRVESFSSAGGTPMLFDAAGNRLAQPEYRQKPEITSVDGGNNTFFGSDYEGDGFPNFFGTSAAAPHAAAVAALMQQKAGNNLIRSSVLTLMQQTALDMDDPLTAGFDAGFDYRTGYGFIQADKAIQAIAQPLALVEPKFNCQTGAIMFQTTGGDGSPIEYQGIGITDWSPNPNQFLDAPVLADQNSKTVELKARQNGQVVTYVFNFRVYCQGSNGNQPPVLATPLENQFARRGVAFAYLIPATTFSDPNGDALTYSVSGLPEGLTFNATTRRISGTPTQVGTFPVIVTATDPGNLSAQAMFDIIVVTTDAAQPLALIAPLYNCSTGAISFRTINGDGTPITYFAIGISRDAPTNPNGVVEPGLRGDPKPIVITATQSGISVSYTFDLAAACGGTTPPPTGGAFALIAPAYDCATGVFTFQVANAAAGKTVEYYSVPGITGWSTNPTHVFNYDLRTAGDVKPFTLRARYVGEPASEVTLEWVRPAPCSSGARLAVSEQSLQIQVLGNPTSNDHVDVDVTGIQGQTLQLRVLDALGKSLSEELLDVNGTSQRQRVNLGHSPGMYFLQAGDATQLKTVKIIKQ from the coding sequence ATGTTAAAACCTCTACTTAGAGGATGGGGATCGGCAGCCTTCCTGGCGCTTGCTCTGACAGCATCCCCCTTCCTAACCCAAGCACAAAACCCGAACGCGTTAAAATCGGCTTCCCGGGCGGCCAAACTCACTCCCGATCTGCTGAATCTTCAGCAAAGTGCGAACGGGGCCGTTCTCCCTCCCGACCGCAATTCGGAAGTTCAGAACGAGTACGTCATCATTGATGGTGCCGTAGCCATCGAAGCCGCAGCCAGCGACCGCAACGGTCAGGCGCTCCTCGCCCAGTTACAGGCACTTGGCCTGCGGCAGGGCGTCGCGTTTAAAGGTATGATCTTTGGCTACATGCCCATCGACAAACTGGATCAGCTAAAAAACGTCAGCACGCTGACCTACGCGCATCCGTTTTACAAGCCCGATCTGAACGTCGGAAAGGTTACGTCACAGGGCGACAAGGCCCTGCGCGCTGATATTGCCCGCCAGACCCTAGGTGTTGATGGTAGCGGCTCAAAAGTTGGCGTCATTTCGGACTCGTACAATTACCTCGGTGGCGCTGCCGCTGGTGTAGCCTCGGGCGACCTGCCAGCCGCCGGTGTGCAGGTACTTGATGATTACCTCGTGGCGGGCGCGTCGGACGAAGGGCGGGCAATGGCCGAGATCGTACACGACGTAGCGCCGGGCGCGGCTATTGCCTTCAACACCGCCAACCGGGGGCAGGCAGGCTTTGCGCAGGGCATCAAAAACCTGGCGGCTGCCGGCTGCAATATCATCGTGGATGACATCATCTACCTGGCCGAGCCCTTCTTCCAGGATGGCATCGTCGGTCAGGCGGTTAACGAAGTAGTTACCAACGACTCCCGGGTATCATATTTCTCGTCGGCCGGGAACCGGGCACGGGCCTCCTACGAAAAAGAGTATATGCCGGGTCCGCTGGTTTCAGCACCGGGCAACGCGACAAACGTACTCGGTTATGCGCATAATTTTGGGGGCAAATACAGCCAGCGCATTACCGTACCGGCCCGGGGTACGCTCCGGCTTGTTCTGCAGTGGGATCAGCCGTTCCGCTCGGTAAGTGGCGGCACTGGGGCCACAACCGATATGGATATTTTAGTCTATCGGGGTAATACACTGGTATTAAGTGGCGTAGCCAATAACATTGCCAGTGGTGATCCGGTCGAAGTAACGGGCACCTACACCAACTCGACCACGAGTGCGGTTGACCTTGAGGTGTACATCGTCAAATACGACGGACCCGATCCGGGACGTATCAAGTGGGTTAACTTTGGCAGCAGCACCAGCGTTGTTGAGTTCAATACAAACAGTGGCGCGTCGTACGGACACAACATGGCCGCGGGCTGTATCAGTGTAGCCGCGGCTCCGTACTACAACACGCCGGCATTCAACGTAAACCTGACAACCCCACGGGTTGAGTCGTTCTCGTCGGCGGGAGGAACGCCCATGCTGTTCGACGCGGCCGGTAACCGTCTGGCTCAGCCAGAGTATCGTCAGAAACCGGAAATCACCTCGGTTGACGGTGGTAACAACACGTTCTTCGGTTCGGATTATGAGGGCGACGGTTTTCCCAATTTCTTCGGTACGTCGGCAGCCGCTCCACACGCAGCCGCCGTGGCAGCCCTGATGCAGCAGAAAGCGGGCAACAATCTGATCCGCAGCAGTGTCCTGACACTTATGCAGCAGACGGCGCTGGACATGGACGACCCACTGACGGCGGGGTTCGACGCCGGTTTTGATTACCGCACGGGTTACGGATTCATTCAGGCCGACAAGGCCATTCAGGCTATTGCTCAGCCGCTGGCGCTGGTTGAGCCCAAGTTCAATTGCCAGACCGGAGCTATTATGTTCCAGACGACCGGTGGCGATGGTTCGCCGATCGAGTACCAGGGCATTGGTATTACCGACTGGAGTCCGAATCCAAATCAGTTCCTGGACGCGCCCGTCCTGGCCGATCAGAACTCGAAAACGGTAGAACTGAAAGCCCGGCAGAATGGTCAGGTCGTTACGTACGTCTTCAACTTCCGGGTGTACTGCCAGGGATCGAACGGTAACCAGCCACCTGTTCTGGCTACGCCACTGGAAAACCAGTTTGCGCGCCGGGGCGTGGCATTTGCCTATCTGATTCCTGCAACCACCTTCTCGGATCCAAACGGCGACGCGCTGACGTATTCGGTGTCGGGTCTGCCAGAAGGGCTGACCTTCAACGCAACAACCCGCCGGATTTCGGGTACGCCAACCCAGGTTGGTACGTTCCCGGTTATCGTGACGGCTACCGATCCGGGTAACCTGTCGGCCCAGGCGATGTTCGATATCATTGTTGTGACGACTGATGCGGCTCAGCCACTGGCGCTGATTGCTCCGCTGTATAACTGTTCGACGGGCGCAATCTCATTCCGGACGATCAACGGCGACGGTACGCCGATTACGTACTTTGCGATTGGTATCAGCCGCGACGCACCCACCAACCCGAACGGTGTCGTTGAACCGGGCCTGCGGGGGGATCCTAAACCAATAGTTATTACCGCCACGCAGAGTGGTATCAGCGTAAGCTATACCTTCGATCTGGCCGCTGCCTGTGGCGGCACGACGCCCCCACCAACGGGTGGCGCCTTCGCGCTGATTGCCCCAGCCTATGACTGTGCTACGGGTGTCTTTACGTTCCAGGTGGCCAATGCAGCCGCGGGTAAAACGGTTGAGTACTATTCGGTTCCGGGAATTACGGGCTGGAGCACCAACCCAACTCACGTATTCAACTACGATCTCCGGACGGCGGGTGACGTGAAGCCGTTCACGTTGCGGGCTCGTTACGTAGGTGAGCCGGCTTCGGAAGTAACGCTCGAATGGGTACGTCCGGCGCCCTGCTCGTCGGGCGCCCGTCTGGCGGTTTCAGAACAGTCGCTTCAGATTCAGGTGCTGGGCAACCCAACCAGCAATGATCACGTAGATGTTGACGTAACGGGCATTCAGGGACAGACGTTGCAGTTACGCGTGCTGGACGCACTGGGCAAATCGCTCAGCGAGGAGTTGCTGGACGTAAACGGCACCAGCCAGCGTCAGCGGGTCAACCTGGGTCATTCGCCCGGTATGTATTTCCTGCAGGCCGGTGATGCTACGCAACTCAAAACGGTGAAGATCATTAAGCAATAA